From the Paenibacillus sp. MMS20-IR301 genome, the window GCAGCTGAATTTCCGGCAGATGAGTTAAGGATACGAGCTGCACTTCATCAACATCGACCGTGGGACGCCGTTTATCCAGCCGTTTCAGATCATAGAATTGATTCGTTGCCACCCGGAACATCCAGCCTATAGCTTGATTCGAGCCGATACCGTCCTTATAGAGCAAATATTTGTAACAGGTATCCTGAACAATGTCTTCAGCATCCTCGCGGGCAAGTCCGCGTTTGCGCAAATACCGGTACAGCAATGTCCCTGTTTGCTGCAGAAAGTGATTGATGGTTTCTTTGGCCATGTCCTGCCCCCTTCCTCAATACAACGCTAAGCTCTCTGAAAAGTTTACATCAGCTGATTAAGCCGTATTCTTTGTATTTACTCATTCAGTACCAGCTGCAGCCGTATTAGATCCGTTAATATATTATCAGGTTGTCAGATTTTAGCTATAAATGGAGGGAATCTATGTATCAGGATAACGAACTAATAATCCGGCCTATAGAAGAGAAAGACTTGGCCCGCCTATGGGAACTCAGTTACAGTGAAGAATCGCCGGAGTGGAAGAAATGGGATGCGCCTTACTATGAGCATAAGCGGATTTCACGGGAAGTGTATTACAGCCGGAGAGAGGAAATGATTGGCAGAGGCGATAACTGGGTAATTGAGGTTGCGGGCGAAGTCATCGGTGATGTCAGCTACTACTGGGAGCATGAGCCTTCCTATTGGCTGGAGATGGGTATTATCATCTATGATCCGGCCTATTGGGGCGGCGGCTACGGTACAAGAGCGCTCCGTATGTGGATTCGTCATCTGTTCAGCACACTTCCGCTAGTCCGCGTAGGGTACACCACCTGGTCCGGGAATGAGCGCATGATCAAGACAGGAATGAAGCTGGGGATGACGATGGAAGCGAGACTCCGGAAGTGCCGTTATTATGACGGGCAATTCTATGATTCTATCCGGATGGGTTTATTGAGAGAGGAGTGGGAAAGCGCGGCAGAATAGCATTTTTCATGAAAAGAAAATATTAAGATGAATGTTTGTGAAAATAGACACAATATTGTGAAAATTATCACGTTGTATTCATAAAAATTTTAATATATAATAAGATTAATCAAAAGAAACAGGGGGATTTAAAATGAAATTATTCAAAGTTTTAGCAGTAGCAGGCTTGTCAGCAGCATTGCTCGCAGGTTGTGGTTCGAACAATAACGCAGCTAATGAGGCAGCAGCAACAACAGCTCCCGCCACTGAGCAAACCGATGCCGTAACAACAGCTTCAATCGTTAACCAGGCAGATGCGTTCACAGCGGCAGTAAGCGAAAGCGGCAACTGGATTGTGGCTATCCTTAACGACCTGACTGTAGATAGCGATGTTGTAGTAGCCGGTGAGTTCCATGACAAAGGTGACGCAGCTAATGCCATCTACCGTAAGCTGGCCCTGTATGCCCAGGATGCTGACCACAAGGTTACCGCTACTTACACTCTTACGGCTCCGAAAGTAACTGTACAGAGCGAGAACTTCCGCGTTCAAGGCGGTACAATCAAAGGTGACGTATACGTAGAAGCTAACGGCTTCAATCTGTATAAAGATGCTACTATCGACGGCAACCTCTACTTTGCAAGTGAAGATGTGAAGGCTACTGCTGTAATCGAAGGTACTGTAACCGGAGCAACTGAAGTTAAGTAATATTATGATGACTGCCTGCGGACGAGCCCTAAATGGGCTTGCTCTGCAGGCTTTTTTGTAAGAATTTATTTGGGGTCCCCGCAAAGTACCTGAGTAAACCTCGAAGTGAAAGCCCCACTTTGTGGGGTTATTTTGTTTTTTGGCTGGAAATCCCTTATAGTATTATGCAACTGTATAAATATAGCAGACTCAGCTGCCACACTGTATGGAAGCGGATACAAGGTTAGTGCTGAGCGCGGACGGAGGTTGCAGCGGATGCAATTTTTTAAACAGCATAGACGGGGAGCAGGGTTGACTGCCGCGGCGGTTATTGCGTCTGTCGTC encodes:
- a CDS encoding GNAT family protein; translation: MYQDNELIIRPIEEKDLARLWELSYSEESPEWKKWDAPYYEHKRISREVYYSRREEMIGRGDNWVIEVAGEVIGDVSYYWEHEPSYWLEMGIIIYDPAYWGGGYGTRALRMWIRHLFSTLPLVRVGYTTWSGNERMIKTGMKLGMTMEARLRKCRYYDGQFYDSIRMGLLREEWESAAE
- a CDS encoding sigma-70 family RNA polymerase sigma factor is translated as MAKETINHFLQQTGTLLYRYLRKRGLAREDAEDIVQDTCYKYLLYKDGIGSNQAIGWMFRVATNQFYDLKRLDKRRPTVDVDEVQLVSLTHLPEIQLLRRETAQTIRDTLALLSEQHQELLILKYEMNLTYKDLSALYNKNENTLKTHVTRAKNNFIKHYEEDH